From a single Actinomyces viscosus genomic region:
- a CDS encoding bifunctional glycosyltransferase/CDP-glycerol:glycerophosphate glycerophosphotransferase gives MHRPRVSAIVRAAGAGPHLEGAIRSVLNQSVKDLEVLVVVERESAGEQVAVRLAARDRRVRVLRCDPDQDPGSDLDAALRRARGRLATIIDGGDALLAGAYQSMTRSLDLSGSDVVVARSRPLTSPAASRIRAAAPKAPRRGQRLAQVPEVVEDLVSGAVMAPPRLWALSKAGGATGSVRASLAVRALAVLVSGRRIDLLDQEVYTWRAGSAAVGASLEAAPEALLEEVGALAQMTVRAPAAVHRSLVVGRLGRDLVRLAARSRQEHPDFGGRLRSAARTVLPAAEDPLWESIELLDRVALWLLTRDEPARAEELEELLGRRAEDLVSVPLTLEKGALLPDPCLVRQIKVPGRLTEIRDVDLRLNVSTDTARWVGPRTLEVNGCAWVPGVDPSLTDLPVIEAVDEAGRGLARTEVERCEAPRADLEAGDPWRSYLASGITVRLTVRPDRTTWFRVVTRVAGRTVSAWMPQPAGSSRRRPGPPESGRCLVASGERGLLEVSPAETGNRGSAVPPQEQVAVVVTGALLSADATLVLTGTVAGAPEDLDIVLACSSARRTTPAALAPGNRWSVRLDLADPDVELGTYALLWRTGTGGALHRPLEGTCLAGHEVDGPATEVPVAPEPAGSRVVPGRGVVGGVTGRPARRARIITRRDGSVALAVIPPLTLQERSTRGRWVLVEREAPDLRPGVFLESFGGRRGGDNPAAICEDLAAHGVTVPLWWSVVDGTVPVPAGAVPVVVGSPEWTEALRGSRVIVTNDHLPQWFSKREGQRLLQTWHGTPVKRLLHDAAPGAVSLRYRRLMSRQVPQWDLLLAQNQEAGQRLKRALGYSGEVRVGEYPRNVRMLGGADLRRRVRRELGIGEERRTVLWAPTWREDLRHADVRGGRHGQLSSIWADAPALADRLDTVILMRSHHMNRTRPGKGMIDVSRYPSVEELMVAADVLVSDYSSIFFDFALTGKPAVIYAPDLEHYRDVERGLYDDWPRRSGRPVALEQERLASHLSRILGGADAATARKAPPEVDPSPILDNLAWIREWITRFLD, from the coding sequence GTGCACCGGCCCCGGGTCAGTGCCATCGTCAGGGCGGCAGGAGCTGGTCCCCACCTGGAAGGGGCGATCCGCTCAGTGCTCAACCAGAGCGTCAAGGACCTGGAGGTTCTGGTCGTCGTCGAGCGGGAGAGCGCTGGTGAGCAGGTCGCGGTTCGCCTGGCCGCCAGGGACCGGCGCGTTCGGGTCCTGCGCTGCGACCCGGACCAAGACCCGGGCAGCGACCTGGATGCCGCCCTGAGACGGGCCCGAGGACGCCTGGCCACGATCATCGACGGTGGAGACGCCCTTCTGGCCGGTGCCTACCAGTCGATGACGCGGTCCCTGGACCTCTCGGGCTCCGACGTCGTCGTCGCCCGCTCGCGCCCGTTGACCTCTCCAGCCGCCTCGAGGATACGGGCCGCTGCCCCGAAGGCACCGCGCAGGGGCCAACGACTTGCCCAGGTGCCTGAGGTGGTTGAGGACCTGGTGTCCGGCGCGGTGATGGCTCCGCCACGGCTGTGGGCGCTGTCGAAGGCGGGCGGTGCAACCGGCTCCGTCCGGGCGTCCCTGGCTGTGAGAGCTCTTGCGGTGCTTGTGTCCGGGAGGCGTATCGACCTGCTGGACCAGGAGGTCTACACCTGGCGTGCCGGGTCGGCGGCTGTCGGGGCGAGCCTGGAGGCCGCCCCCGAGGCTCTCCTGGAGGAGGTGGGCGCCCTGGCGCAGATGACCGTTCGCGCGCCGGCGGCCGTGCACCGGAGCCTGGTCGTCGGACGACTGGGCCGGGACCTCGTGCGCCTGGCTGCGCGCTCGCGGCAGGAGCACCCTGACTTCGGCGGCAGGCTCCGGAGCGCCGCGCGGACCGTGCTCCCAGCCGCTGAGGACCCCCTCTGGGAGTCGATCGAGCTGCTCGATCGCGTGGCGCTGTGGCTCCTCACCCGAGACGAGCCGGCCAGGGCCGAGGAGCTTGAGGAGCTGCTCGGCCGGAGAGCTGAGGACCTCGTCTCTGTTCCCCTGACCCTTGAGAAGGGTGCGCTGCTCCCCGACCCGTGCCTTGTGAGGCAGATCAAGGTGCCCGGCCGACTCACCGAGATCCGGGACGTCGACCTCAGGCTGAACGTCAGCACCGACACGGCCCGCTGGGTCGGCCCCAGGACCCTGGAGGTGAACGGCTGCGCCTGGGTGCCGGGGGTTGATCCGAGCCTGACCGACCTTCCGGTCATTGAAGCCGTCGACGAGGCCGGAAGGGGTCTGGCGCGCACCGAGGTGGAGCGCTGCGAGGCGCCCCGGGCCGACCTGGAGGCCGGGGACCCGTGGCGCTCCTACCTCGCATCGGGGATCACGGTGCGGTTGACGGTCCGGCCCGACCGCACTACCTGGTTCCGAGTGGTGACCCGCGTGGCGGGACGAACGGTCTCAGCATGGATGCCGCAACCGGCCGGCTCGAGCAGGCGACGCCCGGGGCCGCCGGAGTCCGGGCGGTGCCTGGTCGCCTCCGGTGAGCGCGGGCTGCTTGAGGTCTCCCCAGCGGAAACCGGGAACCGGGGGAGCGCGGTGCCACCGCAGGAGCAGGTCGCCGTCGTTGTCACCGGAGCCCTTCTGTCCGCCGACGCAACGCTTGTGCTGACCGGAACGGTGGCGGGAGCTCCAGAGGACCTGGACATCGTCCTGGCCTGCAGCAGCGCCCGCAGGACGACGCCCGCCGCCCTGGCACCGGGGAACAGGTGGTCGGTCAGGCTCGACCTGGCCGATCCCGACGTCGAGCTGGGTACCTACGCACTGCTCTGGCGGACCGGGACCGGGGGAGCACTGCACCGCCCCCTTGAGGGCACCTGCCTGGCAGGGCATGAGGTGGACGGCCCTGCCACTGAGGTGCCCGTCGCCCCGGAACCTGCCGGCAGCCGGGTGGTGCCGGGTCGCGGTGTCGTCGGGGGCGTCACCGGTCGCCCCGCGCGCCGCGCCCGGATCATCACCCGTCGAGACGGGTCCGTGGCCCTCGCCGTCATTCCCCCGCTGACGCTGCAGGAACGTTCGACGAGAGGCCGCTGGGTCCTGGTTGAGCGTGAGGCACCGGATTTAAGACCGGGAGTTTTCCTGGAGTCCTTCGGTGGACGTCGTGGGGGAGACAACCCGGCCGCGATCTGCGAGGACCTGGCCGCTCACGGCGTGACCGTGCCGCTGTGGTGGTCGGTGGTCGATGGGACGGTCCCGGTTCCGGCGGGGGCGGTTCCCGTCGTCGTCGGATCACCGGAGTGGACGGAGGCGCTGCGCGGCTCACGCGTCATCGTCACCAACGACCACCTCCCGCAGTGGTTCTCGAAGCGCGAGGGGCAGCGCCTGCTCCAGACGTGGCACGGCACCCCGGTCAAGAGACTGCTGCACGACGCCGCCCCGGGAGCCGTCAGTCTGCGGTACCGCCGGCTCATGAGCCGCCAGGTCCCCCAGTGGGACCTGCTGCTCGCCCAGAACCAGGAAGCCGGCCAACGCCTGAAGCGGGCGCTGGGATACTCCGGAGAGGTCCGGGTGGGGGAGTACCCCCGAAACGTGAGGATGCTCGGGGGTGCGGACCTGAGAAGGCGGGTGCGTCGCGAGCTCGGTATCGGTGAGGAGCGGCGGACCGTCCTCTGGGCCCCGACCTGGCGCGAGGACCTGCGTCACGCGGACGTGAGGGGCGGGCGCCATGGTCAGCTCAGCAGCATATGGGCGGACGCTCCGGCTCTGGCCGACCGTCTTGACACGGTGATCCTCATGCGCAGCCACCACATGAACAGGACGAGACCCGGCAAGGGGATGATTGACGTCAGTCGGTACCCGAGCGTCGAGGAGCTCATGGTGGCGGCCGACGTCCTGGTCTCGGACTACTCGAGCATCTTCTTCGACTTCGCCCTGACCGGTAAGCCGGCCGTGATCTATGCGCCAGACCTGGAGCACTACCGCGACGTCGAAAGAGGCCTGTACGACGACTGGCCCCGGAGGTCAGGACGTCCCGTTGCCCTTGAGCAGGAACGGCTCGCCTCCCACCTGTCCCGGATCCTGGGCGGTGCCGACGCCGCTACGGCTCGCAAGGCGCCGCCCGAGGTGGATCCCTCACCGATCCTTGACAACCTGGCGTGGATTCGAGAGTGGATCACACGTTTCCTGGACTGA
- the tagD gene encoding glycerol-3-phosphate cytidylyltransferase, whose protein sequence is MRRVITYGTYDLLHYGHIALLKRARALGDFLVVALSSDEFNAGKGKRAYFSYEERKSMLEAIRYVDLVVPELTWGQKTEDIAMYGIDVFVMGDDWSGEFDDQLQGLCEIVYLPRTPEVSTTQIKNDMRLR, encoded by the coding sequence ATGAGGCGTGTGATCACCTATGGCACCTATGACCTGCTCCATTACGGTCATATCGCGCTGCTGAAGCGTGCGCGGGCGCTCGGTGACTTTCTGGTGGTGGCGCTGTCCAGTGATGAGTTCAATGCTGGAAAGGGGAAACGGGCGTACTTCTCCTATGAGGAGCGCAAGTCAATGCTGGAGGCCATTCGATATGTCGACCTCGTAGTGCCCGAGCTGACCTGGGGGCAGAAGACCGAGGATATTGCCATGTACGGCATTGATGTCTTCGTCATGGGTGATGACTGGAGCGGTGAGTTCGATGATCAGCTCCAGGGGCTGTGCGAGATCGTCTACCTTCCTCGTACTCCTGAGGTCTCGACGACTCAGATCAAGAACGACATGCGTCTGCGCTGA
- a CDS encoding CDP-glycerol glycerophosphotransferase family protein encodes MASRFVRYAAARAYEEGSLVEARHLYEKLPASAHDAVTRLRLGVIAEREDRLEDALRTYIEVADHDPTCGEAAYRAGRLLRRQDDPAAASVFFSRAISSGVRDRRYSENLLACLPASAPQWQRLEILLSGLPEHETDAAWLRRILQAQLHLGQNGPARCTLKALADVGELDAQELFEHGLIAHRDGDRATASTKFSAACKAAGGKALSKGPAHLACTRGDWRLALELFELYPGKDLSRSDLAYCLDRLREYQKAQGQHALATSLEPGNGHRLYKLGLASERAGDLVTAELSYLKALETLKSPHGSWWSYRRGVCLARLGRYDEALESFWAYLGPVPEPVSPSPHRGAGGFLGLVRSKSATMPRQRPEDLVESAIIDLRLRLAPGGPGAGSKTSASSAAVHEAVRSIRRVLPLVLKGDRSRRLVLARLAQAAGQTSLACEILEQAEEFGCKDGLDPRAYGRTAGAARNIRYAEALEVLPLSPHLVLWESNHGASIGCHPLAVFRWMVDRPEYSHLIHVWAVNDLGAIPADLLGRRNVVFVALHSAEYMQYLATAGYLVNNVSFAPYFVRRPEQRYLNTWHGTPFKALGRSMRGGLLDYENLQRNFQLSTTLMAPNELTRWALIEDHDLLDVYRGRTIITGSPRLDASLTMSPQDRKALRGRLGMAEDDERRLILFAPTWRGGVSKRELDREALVADLAAMSCRQDVLVVYRAHRLSERLLAGVDLPVSVVPKDIDTNELLAAVDVLVTDYSSILFDFLPQRRPIVLYMHDLEDYRAERGLYLDPEEVPGLACHDRGELASAIGRALDGEGIPDQEALARYCPYEDGLASARLTRFFFDDDHDLGDLGDLGRRAVITDHAVDHAHDERVPRRRTLLFHASMIPNGIASAFLALLEALDPARYSVNLIVEPSVLRANEDRQRIFHRLPSHVHVICKPGAAPWRIHERSCINDFARHPVYTSQSFWDAYWAYYERETRRILGDFVPDAAIEYDGYAETWVSLIAAWGRRGARSSCYQHNQMDNECRDKYPNLRRVFSLYGDIDAVVAVSPGLARHNRAGLAGLGTDLSGRQLSARNLLDVERVLTGAEEPLPDAFTALKSEHDIVLATMGRMSMEKNQATLIEAVALLRQQDGACGNGLSIGLAIVGSGVLEGTLRAKIDSLGLSRSIALLGQLDNPFPVLSGADLFVLPSLHEGQPVTLLEAMTLGTAVVASDLPGNRELVALGYGRLSGTSAQDIAQAIRDALADPSCARGTFDVEQHNASSLADTLSALLGPGALPEPGGGAPEAAPPGSPDERGGEK; translated from the coding sequence GTGGCCAGCAGGTTCGTGCGTTACGCCGCCGCCAGGGCGTATGAGGAAGGCAGCCTGGTAGAGGCCAGGCACCTGTATGAGAAGCTGCCGGCGAGCGCCCATGACGCCGTCACCAGGCTGCGTCTGGGGGTTATCGCCGAGCGCGAGGACCGGCTCGAGGACGCCCTGAGAACCTACATCGAGGTGGCGGACCACGATCCCACCTGCGGGGAGGCCGCCTACCGTGCCGGGCGTCTCCTCAGGCGGCAGGACGATCCGGCTGCGGCCTCAGTCTTCTTCTCACGCGCCATCTCCTCGGGGGTGCGAGATCGGCGCTACTCGGAGAACCTGCTCGCCTGCCTGCCCGCGAGCGCCCCGCAGTGGCAGCGTCTGGAGATCCTGCTCTCCGGCCTGCCCGAGCACGAGACCGACGCCGCCTGGTTGCGCAGGATCCTTCAGGCTCAGCTCCATCTCGGCCAGAACGGCCCGGCCAGGTGCACTCTCAAGGCCTTGGCCGATGTCGGAGAGCTCGACGCGCAGGAGCTGTTCGAGCACGGTCTCATCGCTCACCGCGACGGCGACCGGGCCACCGCCTCCACCAAGTTCTCGGCCGCCTGCAAGGCAGCCGGCGGCAAGGCCCTCAGCAAGGGCCCGGCCCATCTCGCCTGCACCCGGGGTGACTGGAGGCTCGCGCTCGAGCTCTTCGAGCTCTACCCGGGAAAGGACCTGTCCCGGTCGGACCTGGCCTACTGCCTCGACCGTCTGCGCGAGTACCAGAAGGCTCAGGGGCAGCACGCTCTGGCCACCTCGCTGGAACCGGGAAACGGGCACCGCCTCTACAAGCTGGGGCTCGCCTCGGAACGTGCCGGTGATCTCGTCACGGCGGAGCTCTCCTACCTGAAGGCCCTCGAGACGCTGAAGAGTCCCCACGGCAGCTGGTGGAGCTATCGCCGCGGGGTCTGCCTGGCCCGGCTGGGGCGCTACGACGAGGCGCTCGAGTCCTTCTGGGCCTACCTGGGCCCGGTTCCTGAGCCGGTCTCCCCGTCGCCGCATCGTGGTGCAGGCGGGTTCCTCGGCCTCGTCCGCTCCAAGAGCGCGACCATGCCGCGTCAGCGTCCGGAGGATCTCGTGGAGTCCGCCATCATCGATCTCAGGCTGAGGCTCGCTCCGGGCGGTCCTGGTGCTGGTTCGAAGACGTCCGCCTCGTCCGCCGCGGTGCACGAGGCGGTACGTTCCATCCGTCGGGTTCTCCCCCTGGTCCTCAAGGGTGACCGGAGTCGCCGCCTGGTCCTGGCCCGGCTGGCGCAGGCCGCCGGGCAGACGTCCCTCGCCTGCGAGATCCTCGAGCAGGCCGAGGAGTTCGGTTGCAAGGACGGCCTGGACCCGCGGGCCTACGGGCGCACCGCGGGAGCCGCCCGCAACATCCGCTACGCCGAGGCCCTTGAGGTGCTCCCACTCAGCCCCCACCTGGTGCTGTGGGAGTCCAACCACGGCGCCTCCATCGGCTGCCACCCCCTGGCCGTCTTCCGCTGGATGGTCGACCGGCCCGAGTACTCCCACCTGATCCACGTCTGGGCCGTCAACGACCTGGGCGCCATCCCGGCAGACCTGCTGGGACGTCGTAACGTCGTCTTCGTCGCGCTGCACAGCGCCGAGTACATGCAGTACCTCGCCACGGCCGGCTACCTCGTCAACAACGTCTCCTTCGCGCCCTACTTCGTCCGCCGCCCCGAGCAGCGCTACCTCAACACCTGGCACGGCACCCCCTTCAAGGCCCTGGGGCGATCCATGAGGGGCGGCCTGCTCGACTACGAGAACCTGCAGCGAAACTTCCAGCTGAGCACCACGCTCATGGCCCCCAATGAGCTCACCCGCTGGGCTCTCATCGAGGACCACGATCTGCTCGACGTCTACCGGGGCCGTACCATCATCACCGGCTCCCCCCGGCTGGACGCCTCACTGACCATGAGCCCTCAGGACCGCAAGGCGCTCAGAGGCCGCCTGGGAATGGCCGAGGACGACGAACGTCGTCTGATCCTGTTCGCCCCCACCTGGCGCGGTGGTGTCAGCAAGCGGGAGCTGGACCGCGAGGCCCTGGTCGCCGACCTGGCCGCCATGTCCTGCCGACAGGACGTGCTCGTGGTCTACCGGGCGCATCGCCTCTCGGAGAGGCTCCTGGCCGGCGTGGACCTTCCGGTCAGCGTCGTGCCCAAGGACATCGACACCAACGAGCTGCTGGCCGCCGTCGACGTCCTGGTCACCGACTACTCCTCGATCCTCTTCGACTTCCTCCCCCAGAGGCGTCCCATCGTGCTCTACATGCACGACCTTGAGGACTACCGGGCTGAGCGGGGCCTGTACCTGGATCCCGAGGAGGTCCCCGGGCTGGCCTGCCACGACCGCGGCGAGCTGGCCTCGGCCATCGGTCGTGCCCTGGACGGGGAGGGGATCCCGGACCAGGAGGCTCTGGCCCGATACTGTCCCTACGAGGACGGGCTGGCCTCAGCACGGCTGACCCGGTTCTTCTTCGACGACGACCATGACCTCGGGGACCTCGGGGACCTCGGGCGGCGTGCCGTGATCACAGACCACGCCGTCGATCACGCCCACGACGAGCGCGTGCCGCGGCGCCGCACGCTCCTGTTCCACGCCTCCATGATCCCCAACGGGATCGCCTCGGCCTTCCTCGCGCTCCTGGAGGCACTCGACCCCGCGCGCTACTCCGTCAATCTCATCGTCGAGCCCTCAGTCCTACGAGCCAACGAGGACCGTCAGAGGATCTTCCACCGACTGCCCAGCCACGTCCACGTCATCTGCAAACCCGGAGCGGCTCCCTGGCGGATCCACGAACGCTCCTGCATCAACGACTTCGCCCGTCATCCCGTCTACACCTCGCAGAGCTTCTGGGACGCCTACTGGGCCTACTACGAGCGCGAGACGCGCCGCATCCTGGGGGACTTCGTGCCCGACGCCGCCATCGAGTACGACGGCTACGCCGAGACCTGGGTGTCTCTCATCGCCGCCTGGGGGCGCCGCGGGGCCCGCAGCTCGTGCTACCAGCACAACCAGATGGACAACGAGTGCCGGGACAAGTACCCCAACCTCAGACGCGTCTTCTCCCTCTACGGTGATATCGACGCCGTCGTCGCAGTCAGTCCGGGACTGGCCCGTCACAACCGCGCCGGGCTGGCCGGTCTGGGCACAGACCTCTCAGGCCGTCAGCTCTCAGCCCGTAATCTCCTCGACGTCGAGCGGGTGCTCACCGGGGCCGAGGAGCCGCTCCCCGACGCCTTCACGGCGCTGAAGAGCGAGCACGACATCGTCCTGGCCACCATGGGGCGGATGTCGATGGAGAAGAACCAGGCCACTCTCATCGAGGCGGTCGCGCTCCTGCGCCAGCAGGACGGAGCCTGCGGCAACGGCCTGAGCATCGGCCTGGCGATCGTCGGGTCCGGGGTGCTCGAGGGGACGCTACGGGCCAAGATCGACTCCCTGGGGCTCAGCAGGAGCATCGCGCTTCTGGGCCAGCTGGACAACCCCTTCCCGGTACTGAGCGGAGCGGACCTGTTCGTTCTGCCCTCCTTGCACGAGGGGCAGCCGGTGACCCTCCTGGAGGCCATGACCCTGGGGACCGCGGTCGTGGCCTCGGACCTGCCCGGCAACCGAGAGCTCGTCGCCCTCGGCTACGGGCGCCTGAGCGGAACCTCCGCCCAGGACATCGCTCAGGCGATTCGTGACGCCCTGGCTGATCCCTCCTGCGCTCGCGGGACCTTCGACGTCGAGCAGCACAATGCGAGCTCGTTGGCGGACACCCTCAGCGCACTGCTCGGTCCCGGTGCCCTCCCGGAGCCGGGCGGCGGGGCACCGGAAGCGGCGCCGCCCGGCTCCCCGGATGAGCGAGGAGGAGAGAAATGA
- a CDS encoding CgeB family protein has product MSAHDPQAANRPAPELRRALWHLRHSGLKGLSEHLRRGRATSWSRPRRWAHGRRDQTTFPQWPLPSPEETGPRHDVTVGVIADEFTALALRYEWRAVALTPAHWCEQLDETPIDLLFVESAWHGNDDAWRFQVIGPQGPSDHLSEMVTAMRGQGIPTVFWNKEDPAHYDEAIATARLFDWVFTTDEAVVERYRRDLGHDRIGVLPFAVQPTIHNPIRLLDDEGMPVPLRDVAFAGTYFAHKYPERREQMDIILGGALDASARLPHGLDIFSRYLDGEDAYQFPEPWDARVRGSLSYPQMLSAYRAYAVFLNVSSVVSSPSMLPRRVLEVLACGTPVVTTATPATDRLLPPGALAKVGDRAQAGHTVRALVANPVLGEYMTYLAQREIWAHHTYSHRVDTVLRAVGMGERARSRPTIAPLVATMRPERVDHVLETLACQQRVTMAPVILTHGFTPSASSRSRARELGLDIDWITAETGTSLGSCYNLMLTRVDADYVAKIDDDDLYGGHYLFESLAAADYARAEVVGKHAHYLHLTGPDLTVLRFADWEHRYTTFVSGPTLVARTDLARAVSFPDTTRGEDTGFLSDCVRSGARIYSASRFGFVQRRGTTFGHTWDISNTEVLATSTISHWGPPHEMEIPTS; this is encoded by the coding sequence ATGAGCGCCCACGACCCGCAAGCCGCGAATCGGCCCGCCCCTGAGCTGCGACGCGCGCTGTGGCACCTGCGCCACTCAGGACTGAAGGGGCTCAGCGAGCACCTGCGCCGCGGTCGAGCCACCTCCTGGTCCCGCCCCCGTCGGTGGGCTCACGGGCGCCGGGATCAGACGACCTTCCCCCAGTGGCCCCTGCCCTCGCCGGAGGAGACCGGGCCGCGCCACGACGTAACCGTCGGAGTCATCGCCGACGAGTTCACGGCGCTCGCCCTGCGCTACGAGTGGCGCGCCGTCGCCCTGACCCCCGCCCACTGGTGCGAACAGCTCGACGAGACCCCCATCGACCTGCTCTTCGTGGAGTCCGCCTGGCACGGCAACGACGACGCCTGGCGCTTCCAGGTGATCGGTCCCCAGGGGCCCTCGGACCACCTCAGCGAGATGGTCACGGCGATGCGAGGACAAGGGATCCCAACGGTCTTCTGGAACAAGGAGGACCCCGCCCACTACGACGAGGCCATCGCGACCGCCCGACTGTTCGACTGGGTCTTCACCACCGATGAGGCAGTGGTTGAGCGCTACCGGCGCGACCTGGGGCACGACCGCATCGGGGTCCTGCCCTTCGCGGTCCAGCCCACGATCCACAACCCCATCCGCCTCCTGGATGACGAGGGTATGCCCGTCCCCTTGCGGGACGTCGCCTTCGCCGGGACCTACTTCGCCCACAAGTACCCGGAACGACGCGAGCAGATGGACATCATCCTGGGAGGTGCTCTCGACGCCTCGGCCCGGCTGCCCCACGGACTGGACATCTTCTCCCGGTACCTGGACGGCGAGGACGCCTACCAGTTCCCGGAGCCCTGGGACGCCCGTGTGCGCGGCAGCCTCAGCTACCCCCAGATGCTCAGCGCCTACCGCGCCTACGCCGTCTTCCTCAACGTCAGCTCCGTGGTGAGCAGCCCCTCCATGCTTCCGCGCCGCGTCCTCGAGGTCCTCGCCTGCGGCACCCCCGTGGTGACCACGGCGACGCCCGCCACCGACCGCCTCCTGCCCCCGGGCGCCCTGGCCAAGGTCGGTGACCGTGCGCAGGCCGGTCACACCGTGCGCGCTCTCGTGGCCAACCCGGTCCTCGGCGAGTACATGACCTACCTGGCGCAGCGTGAGATCTGGGCCCACCACACCTACAGCCACCGTGTGGACACCGTCCTGCGCGCCGTCGGCATGGGGGAGCGGGCCCGATCTCGGCCCACCATCGCACCGCTCGTGGCCACCATGCGTCCGGAGCGGGTCGACCACGTCCTGGAGACCCTGGCCTGTCAGCAGCGGGTGACGATGGCCCCGGTCATCCTCACCCATGGCTTCACACCCAGTGCCAGCAGCAGGTCCCGGGCCCGTGAGCTGGGGCTCGACATCGACTGGATCACGGCAGAGACCGGCACGTCCCTGGGATCCTGCTACAACCTCATGCTGACGCGGGTCGATGCCGACTACGTCGCCAAGATCGACGACGACGACCTCTACGGCGGGCACTACCTCTTCGAGTCCCTCGCCGCAGCCGACTACGCCCGTGCCGAGGTCGTCGGCAAGCACGCCCACTACCTGCACCTGACCGGTCCGGACCTGACGGTACTGCGCTTCGCCGACTGGGAGCACCGCTATACGACCTTCGTCTCCGGACCTACGCTGGTGGCCCGTACGGACCTGGCACGCGCCGTCAGTTTTCCCGATACAACCCGTGGGGAGGATACTGGTTTCCTCAGTGACTGCGTACGTTCCGGGGCTCGTATCTATTCGGCCTCCCGGTTCGGGTTCGTCCAACGGCGTGGAACGACTTTCGGACACACCTGGGACATCTCCAACACGGAGGTGCTTGCGACGTCCACCATTAGTCATTGGGGACCACCCCACGAAATGGAGATACCCACCTCATGA
- a CDS encoding glycosyltransferase family 2 protein, with translation MSRGRYRPPRVSLVSPVYGVAPCLPRFLDSLDAQDYPHSRLQVVLVLDGARDESPRVCRAWARRTDLDVEIVETENGGQGRARNLGMEHARGQWIGFPDPDDWLAPDFLTRLLGARRHGDLLLSGRTLIHQGGSRTWHPLDFRFQSGTARVDAARRPQAIQLSVHECLIRSDRALAARFPEDREAPTFEDALYLGGIRAGSGRIVFVPDAVYHYDKRASGESAVQTSWSRPGRYLDQIRTRYHALLDVAGGAAWAQQTILYDLGWYFGVVDAGRMPTQPSGLGQTHAAEMRQLAQRLDVEQVIRSPWGNLGASARARLLLWKSLPEVAVVRDGEVIELYTDEPPSVQAKPLRYAGTDVGWVLTGSAAVQRYSGGDVPRIPLWPRRPRLAETLR, from the coding sequence ATGTCCCGCGGGCGTTACCGCCCGCCCCGGGTCAGCCTCGTCAGCCCCGTCTACGGCGTGGCCCCCTGCCTGCCGCGCTTCCTCGACTCACTCGATGCCCAGGACTATCCGCACAGCCGGCTCCAGGTCGTGCTCGTCCTGGACGGAGCCCGCGACGAGTCGCCCCGAGTGTGCCGCGCCTGGGCCCGACGAACAGACCTCGACGTCGAGATCGTCGAGACCGAGAACGGTGGACAGGGCAGAGCCCGCAACCTGGGGATGGAGCACGCCCGGGGACAGTGGATCGGCTTCCCCGATCCCGATGACTGGCTCGCCCCGGACTTCCTCACCCGGCTGTTGGGCGCCAGGCGTCACGGTGACCTCCTCCTGAGCGGCCGTACCCTCATCCACCAGGGTGGCAGCCGGACGTGGCACCCCCTGGACTTCCGGTTCCAGAGCGGCACCGCTCGCGTCGATGCCGCGCGCCGGCCGCAGGCCATCCAGCTCTCCGTCCACGAGTGCCTCATCCGCTCCGACCGGGCGCTCGCGGCCAGATTCCCCGAGGACCGTGAGGCTCCCACCTTCGAGGACGCCCTCTACCTGGGAGGCATCCGGGCCGGATCCGGTCGTATCGTCTTCGTGCCCGACGCCGTCTACCACTATGACAAGCGGGCCTCAGGTGAGTCCGCGGTTCAGACCTCCTGGTCGCGGCCGGGACGCTACCTCGATCAGATACGCACGCGCTACCACGCTCTTCTCGACGTCGCCGGAGGTGCTGCCTGGGCGCAGCAGACGATTCTGTACGACCTCGGCTGGTACTTCGGGGTCGTGGACGCCGGGAGGATGCCCACGCAGCCTTCCGGACTGGGCCAGACGCATGCCGCCGAGATGCGTCAGCTGGCGCAGCGACTCGACGTCGAGCAGGTCATCCGCAGCCCCTGGGGGAACCTTGGCGCCTCAGCGAGGGCTCGGCTCCTGCTCTGGAAGAGCCTGCCGGAGGTCGCCGTGGTACGCGACGGTGAGGTCATCGAGCTCTACACCGATGAGCCGCCCAGCGTGCAGGCGAAGCCCTTGCGCTACGCCGGAACCGACGTCGGCTGGGTGCTCACCGGAAGCGCGGCGGTGCAGCGATACTCCGGAGGAGACGTCCCCCGTATCCCCCTGTGGCCCAGGAGACCCCGCCTGGCGGAGACACTGCGTTGA